In a single window of the Paramisgurnus dabryanus chromosome 23, PD_genome_1.1, whole genome shotgun sequence genome:
- the LOC135785526 gene encoding uncharacterized protein, translated as MEAIDVYTQEVVQEMMFIQVSYSLCCFTPPLSYSYFILTFNRLLNVYVYDAGIFKKQPTYHHFDQIDQLLNSTLINVEEQSDTRNSDLQVNAPAINEGSQGVNEGCELQDAALLVTQPGFVTQNTSTKSSRLSLSRKRKQSRSITRDKRVCPDNALVSDVQPRDTTTDFIKTVDFYTENLLGAGDVTNSWSAALASVSEANGDAIVPVATTVLTSSLDSQTSAAVNLPRVVGARGEDESSMIFETSLPANQEHFNNELLLELIAQVRRLTEDVASINSRCTAQEALLRSLAEGIAAIISWAKDQQVLTRLIFEAHQKTSEEQNLVNRMLLDRLVNIEKVQRKEFDLQGGTVILLQQVKDAVSHNNGL; from the exons tcttattttattttaacatttaacaggcttttaaatgtatatgtatacgATGCaggaatttttaaaaagcagcCCACATACCATCATTTTGACCAGATCGACCAACTTT TGAATTCTACTTTGATAAATGTTGAAGAGCAAAGCGACACTAGGAACAGCGATCTACAAG TAAATGCCCCCGCAATAAATGAGGGTTCTCAAGGCGTTAATGAGGGCTGCGAACTGCAAG atGCAGCATTACTAGTTACACAGCCAGGGTTTGTAACACAGAATACCTCTACAAAATCTTCAAGACTTAGTCTTAGTCGGAAACGAAAGCAGTCCCGTTCTATTACCCGTGATAAAAGGGTATGCCCTGACAATGCACTAGTCTCTGATGTGCAACCTCGGGATACCACCACAGATTTCATTAAAACAGTTG atttCTATACAGAAAACCTGTTAGGAGCTGGTGATGTCACAAATTCATGGTCTGCAGCGTTGGCAAGTGTCTCAGAAGCTAACGGTGATGCGATAGTGCCGGTAGCTACTACCGTACTGACATCTTCTTTGGACTCGCAGACATCTGCGGCGGTTAATCTGCCACGTGTGGTTGGAGCCCGTGGCGAGGATGAATCTTCTATGATTTTTGAAACATCTCTACCTGCAAATCAGGAACATTTCAATAATGAGTTATTGCTGGAATTGATAGCGCAAGTGAGAAGACTGACTGAAGACGTCGCATCCATAAATTCAAGGTGTACAGCTCAAGAGGCATTGCTGAGAAGCCTGGCAGAAGGCATCGCTGCCATAATTTCATGGGCTAAAGATCAACAGGTGTTAACCAGACTTATATTTGAAGCTCACCAGAAGACTTCTGAAGAACAAAACTTGGTGAACAGAATGCTGCTTGATCGATTGGTGAACATTGAAAAAGTCCAGAGAAAGGAATTCGATCTACAGGGAGGTACGGTAATTCTACTTCAACAAGTTAAAGATGCTGTTTCACACAATAATGGTTTATAG